TGGGGCAGGGTTTGAAATGGGATGGGGCACagtggggtggaggggagaaGCTTTGCCACCCAATCTGACTCCAGAGCCCCGTGTCTATGGAGTCCTGAGGGGAGAAAAGATTGGGGATGTGGATTTTGGGAAGGGGGATTACTGGACAAGATCATAGGCATGCCTTCAGAGATAGCAGAGCACTCATTACACACATCGCCAGTCAGATTTTAACTCAGTCAATCTGCCCTCAACACTCAGACATACTGCTAACCCCCCACGTGGAAtcaaacaccacacagacagataatCCTTTGCAAAGTCTGTCATTTGATGTTGCCTACCCTGACTCACAAGACAAAAATAATCATGTATGTACTATGCAtttatgtgcaaacacacacacacacacacacagaggataaGGAGGATTTGAGGTCACAGCATGCCACTATTTTTTGAGTTTGGGGGAGAGTAAAGGATTATTGATTTAGTAGGGCAGTAGCCAGATGTACCAACACATTGTAGTCAAATTCAACTAAAGCAACACTTTGCAGTGGTCTTGCTCAGCAATAGTAAGATTTGATTTGTATAGAATGAAAGCTTTGACATTGAGTGCTTCCACTTCCCTCCATCATTAATGGCCTTGATAATGTGTCTCTCCAAGGCCTTTTCATGTCTAATATAGTGAAGGTCTATCACTCTGTCCGCACAATAACtgctttctcctctgtgtcagCATCACAAGTCCCAGGTCTCTCggtctgtctcttctcttcgTCTAAAGGCcattttccatctctttctctcagccCTGTGTTTTCTCACATCTCTCATTTGGCCTCCTCTCCCCATTAGCTCAGATTTTAGACTTGATTCAGGGAATATAATGAAAACCATGCAATGGTTGTTTGATATTTAAGTGATACATTTAACAGCCTGAAttcagcagctcagtgcagGTGAAGCTTAAGTTTAGCTGAACCTTGCTTAGAGTGTTTGTATACGTTAGCTTGAGCATATAAATGGAGCTGGCAGAACCAGAGTGCAAGACCAGACTCAGGAAGGAAGGAGCTCCACTCAAATTAATCTCCACTGGACGACCCAGTAAAGGAGCAGAGCCATTTTTGGGAGTAAGGAGCCATCTCCTAGGTGAGTACCATGGCAACAGCCAACGTGGGCCCCAGCTTTCAGAGCTGTCCTTTTCAAGCGCCCGATCAAAAGTGGCAGGCCAGGTTTTTTGTTATGTAGcgtctcttactctctctcatGCCCATtcttctgccttttctctccctgcatGACATGGTCCTGGCCTTGTTCACCAGAGAGGCTGTGAGAAAACTGCAGAGGGcgagtgtgtgtgggaaaatGTTGCCAGACAACACAGGGGTATGTGACAGTGAGGGCAAGCGAATATCGCCTGAGTGGGACAAACTGGGAATGTAAGACTAGTTTATATAGATTGTCAGAGCCATACTTTTTTCATTCCATAGCATGGCTGCATCAACATTATGAAAACAGTAGATCTGATgcttctctttttgtgtctgaaaGTTTGCATAAATATCCACGATTGCTGCAAACAGAAATAGAACAGCCTTTAAATTTAGAGCACCATGAGATTGCAATGACCTGCTTGACTCACTCAGGTCTATTACTTCATTTCGTGACTTTAAGACTTTGCTGCTTGTAAACCTCAAATATGCTTATTCCCTTATTTTTGAATGTATTCACCCTTATGTTTCAATActattttttgttcttgtctCTATTTTTACCCATGCTGGTCAGATGATTCTATGGATAGCAATATCAGTTGGTCCGTTGGGTTGTTTGGTCCACCACGTTTGTCCAGACTTTATGTACTCTCTTAGTCTTGTTTCCTCACTTTTTCAAGGTTTAAAGTTTTCACTATTGCTGGCATTATTTTGCATACTGTGATGGCTGTTGATTCATTTCATATCTTGTTAGTTTCATTCAGactttgaaattttttttttcctaaaagtTTTTCCTTAACATCTTCCAGAAATACTGCAATATACTTCATCCAGAAACGACAGTACTTACATCAGGTGTGGAGTTGGGGTTTATTACATTCATAGAAGAGGCTTTACCAAGAATGTTACAAGGTGCATGTCAACCAGTACAGTAATTACTAAAAATAACATCACTTAAGGGTTATTAAATGGTACGTCCACGTCACAAAACCCATGCTGAATAATTCACTTCATCTCttgctgttgtgtttggccCCACCGTTGGTGTTCCCATAGGGTTAAGTGCTTCTCTGTTTATGTTAACAGAGAGCCACCTTGTGGATGAATGAGGAAGTCCATATAGAGTGATGAGAAGACTATGTTGTTACGATAGTTTTTCCTTCTGGAGATGGGTATTattaagagacagacaggcaaaaCTAATGAACTAGGAGAGCACACATGGAAATAATTATCtgattcccttttttttcttattatatatatattcaccTGCATCATCCTAAATCAGTAATCAATAACCTTCATGTTCTCCCTGACTACCCCACCTAACGGGTGCCCATGAGCGGCTGCAGCCAGCCTAGGTAGCGAGACACTTTCTGGAAGATGTAGCCTTTGCTACACTCTGCGCCTGGGGGCTGGCTCACCACCCCAGTGAGAAAGAACACCTCCCTGTACAGGGTGAGTAAGGGGCTGCCAGAGCTCATGGTGCAGTCAGCATTTGTCCGAGGAGCAGTGCAGCCCATTTTATTGGTCATCAGATTGGAGTGAGTCTCCAGACACTGAGGCAGCCGGTTGTACGCTAGATGGTTAAGCATGAGCGGGCCCTGGAAAGCAGACACCTGTTGGGATTCTTTCCAGCCAGTGACCACTGCGGGGAGCTCTCCTGTCATCAAGACGCTCTCAGCAAAGTCTCTTTCTGGCAGGCAAGCAGCAATCACCTCCTTCTTAAAGATGATGCGGTCACGGAGCTCAATAACGGCCAGGTCATTTTCAGGACGATCCTCCACATAGCGTGGGTGGACGTGAACTAATTTTACATATAGCGTCTGCTCTCCATCTTCAGGGTTGGTGCCGCGCTTGCCTGAGGAAATGCAGATAAGGGAAGACATTCAGGATGATGGTGTTTTTtaaactcatgcacacacactgacatacagagCTGCGGTGATTGGTCAATTTATCAATTAGCTGATCATAAGAAATGGAAACTTTAAGGCCAAATGTTTTGTCTACTCACCAACAACCACTTGGAAGGAGTTGTATTTGTTGGCACACTGAGCCGAAGTCAAGACCAGGTTCTCCTTCAGAATGACACCGCTGCAGAAACCTGCAGACTCTGTACTCTTGAGAAGAGCCTGAAAACAACACGACAAAGCTCATGAATATGCAACAAGAAGATGCATTTATGTTGCAGGAACTCACAATAAAAAATGGTTTATTGTGAAAAATATCACTGACACCTAACACATTACCTACCTGTAATGtctcacagtgtgtgagtgtgtgttcctACCTGCCAAGGACACTCTGTAGGAGAGCAGCTAAGTCCCTCAAAGTTGCCGCGGGCATTGCTGGACTGTCTGTCTTCCCACCGACTCAGACTGTTCACTTTACCACAGGGGTATCTGACTGAGAGAATAATGTAAAACAGTTATTATTACTTTTCTCTCATTAGAttatttctccctttttcttagCACCGGTAACAGACATACCTGCAGGTTCACACTTattcctgtctgtctggctgagTTTCCATCCACGGGCGCAGGAACACTGGTAGGCTGTGTAGCCTGGTTTACAGAATTGGGAGCAGCCCTTGTTCTTTTCCAGGGTGCACAGCGTCTCGTCTGAATTGTGGAAACATGGAATGGAGGGATGCAGCATTCACACACCATATGAAAAGCAAATCAACAGTTATGGTCACACATAATTTGCTGGCACTTCCTTCTCACCTTTTTCACAGTGGACCCCCGTGAAACCTGACTTGCAGACGCAGTCGTAGCCTCCCACGCTGTCCGAACACAGGGCTCCATTTTTGCAAGGTTTATCTGCACACTGGTCTCCATCTAAATACAGACAGGATGTCTGATAAGATTTAATGTACTACTAATGACTGTGCAGttataaaaatcattttaagacAGCACTTACCAACATAGACAGACCAGAAGATATCCTGCAAGAGAAAATATGCCAGGTAAGTGCACAGCTGAAGATGTACAACAGCTTTCTCTGTTATGTACACAGTGCATTCATGAAACAGAGGCGGACAGTAGTAGGTAATAAACCATCAGGCAGGATGTCTTGGTGAAATCCTGGAGCTCACCGTGCGGTACGAGTCCTGGAAGAACCTTCTGGCTTCCTCGTAGGTGCACACCCTCTCCATGCAAGCCTGCTCCAGGCTGGAAGCCCGGGAAGGGTTACTGCCGCCGACGTTCCTCTTCTGACGGGAGATCACTAAGCTCGCCTGCTGCTTATCCAAAAACACTGTAGAAACAGTTAATGTCTCAGGTggttcacacacagcagactgaaCTGCAGACTATGGTTTGAGCCTGTTTGTCTTCATAGATTCAGTGTCAAGCAGAATTTACCTGCTTGACACTGAGACCGGAGCCTGAGCAGATCTCATGAAATTAACAATCTTTTGTAAGTTTTGACAGCAGCAAATAGTAATAGTAACAAACAAGTTTTCTATATGTTTCTTGACTGAAACTAAAGCTCCTGTTTGATAAAGACACCTCCGTGAATCTGGTTAAAATGCATTCAATACTTAATTAATACAtaattatttttcctctctctacAGCTCAGACTACAGCATTGGTTTTGAGCCCTGCATTCTCATCTGGCTCCACGTCACCCCTCTCACTTGTCTGGGGGGTCTGAATGGCTGCCACAGCCCCCGCCAGCAGACACAACAGAGCGGCAGATGTGGTGGAGGAACCCATGGTGACACTGAAGCGTGACCGAGATCTGAGTCAAGTTGTACTCCTAGAAGAAAAGTAAGTCAGTGTTATTCAATATCTTACAAGGCTGCACTATTAATAAACTATGCACACATGAAACACATACAAATTAAGACACTAATGAATGTTAGATGTCATGG
The window above is part of the Toxotes jaculatrix isolate fToxJac2 chromosome 18, fToxJac2.pri, whole genome shotgun sequence genome. Proteins encoded here:
- the proza gene encoding protein Z, vitamin K-dependent plasma glycoprotein a, translated to MGSSTTSAALLCLLAGAVAAIQTPQTMFLDKQQASLVISRQKRNVGGSNPSRASSLEQACMERVCTYEEARRFFQDSYRTDIFWSVYVDGDQCADKPCKNGALCSDSVGGYDCVCKSGFTGVHCEKDETLCTLEKNKGCSQFCKPGYTAYQCSCARGWKLSQTDRNKCEPAVRYPCGKVNSLSRWEDRQSSNARGNFEGLSCSPTECPWQALLKSTESAGFCSGVILKENLVLTSAQCANKYNSFQVVVGKRGTNPEDGEQTLYVKLVHVHPRYVEDRPENDLAVIELRDRIIFKKEVIAACLPERDFAESVLMTGELPAVVTGWKESQQVSAFQGPLMLNHLAYNRLPQCLETHSNLMTNKMGCTAPRTNADCTMSSGSPLLTLYREVFFLTGVVSQPPGAECSKGYIFQKVSRYLGWLQPLMGTR